In Edaphobacter aggregans, the sequence TAACCGCCGCGAGAGAACGTGTACATCGCTGCAAGCAGCGTGATACCCACGAGTGCATAACCGATTAATTTGATCTTCTTTCGTTTGACAAATTGCACCAATCCCCAAAAAAACATACCAAACTGGGCCAAAAACGCCGCTGTCTGGTTTGAGCCATAGGCTAGCGGGCCACCGTCGCGCTTATTCTCATCGAAGGTTGTCCATGTTCTTGACATGCTTTCGAACAAGCTGCTTCTGTCGATCAGAAACAGAGAAATGGCGGTGAGAATAACAATCGTCCTGACAGCTTTGCGGTCTTCAATCACCAAGCTTGCTGCCACAAAGATCAGGGGGATGAGCATGTAGTCTTTCCACGTGGTGAAGTTGGCGTCGGAGAGCCAGAGGGGTGCCGGTGCATTTCCGAACGCGGTGCCGATCCACATGGATAGATAGAGATAGACGGCAAAGACAAACCAAACCAGGTAGAGCTTTGATTTAGGAAGGTGCTTGCCGCGGATGAGAGCTCCGATAATGATTGCAATGACAAGGATGGTCAGTACGTTGCCGCCCAGTGGAAAGTCTAGGAATCTGTCCCGCAAGGTGCGATACGGTAGGAACGGCATCATGTAATAGAGGCCGAGAAGAGGCCTTCCCCCCAACGAGACGAGGCACATGATCCAGAAGCCTAAGTAGGCAACTATCGGAATGTAGTGGCCGAGGCCTGTTCCAAACAAGGTGTGACTCTCCAAGACGCCTGCATATGACCGTGCAGGTTGACAGATATTAGTTTACTAAACCCATACTCTATTTCTCCCTGCGACGAAATTGTAGAACGCGAGTGCGGCCGCCGCGTTGAGCATGACAAAGGTATTGGCGATTGCTACTGGTTTTAATCTCCTGGTGGATGGACTGAGCGATCCGAGGACGGCCAAAACGTAGAAGAGTATCTGAAGCCAGAAAATTGCTCGAAAAACCGGTCCGCTAATCATCGCTGCAGCAACAAGCATAAGGACTAAGAGGAGCGGGACCAGAAGTCGTAGAAGTTTATGGCTGATAAAGCGAAAGAGAAGTGGGTTTGCCGGCGAGAGTAGCCATGGTGACAGTCGCAGCAACTGGTAGTTTCCTGTCAGAGTGCGGACCTTGCGCGAGAACTCTTTTCCCTTTTCGCTGAAAAGTCGGTCGCGCGCTATCGCTGACGGCTGAAAGATTACCCGTTTGCCCTTACGAGCTACATTCATCGGGACAAAAACATCGTCGAGAATGGTTCCGTCCGGTATCTCGGTGTAGAACTGACGGCGTATGGCGTAGATAGCTCCGGTTACTCCGACAACCGAACCGGATGCGGACTCGAGTTTGCGTACAGCCTTTTCGATCTTCCAGTAGATACCGAGAGCATCC encodes:
- a CDS encoding glycosyltransferase family 2 protein, translated to MKPLFWLCVALVAYAYFGYAIWLWLLARLRNRPILRKPISPNVSIIIAARNEEANLPAKLENLQLLNFPKDRLQIVIASDGSTDRTADILRAQASVIRPVILDKSNGKACALNEAVKHATGEIFVFLDTRQFVEPDAISELVACFSDATVGAVSGELLLESMSTAPSSDALGIYWKIEKAVRKLESASGSVVGVTGAIYAIRRQFYTEIPDGTILDDVFVPMNVARKGKRVIFQPSAIARDRLFSEKGKEFSRKVRTLTGNYQLLRLSPWLLSPANPLLFRFISHKLLRLLVPLLLVLMLVAAAMISGPVFRAIFWLQILFYVLAVLGSLSPSTRRLKPVAIANTFVMLNAAAALAFYNFVAGRNRVWV